One window from the genome of Pseudomonas frederiksbergensis encodes:
- a CDS encoding alpha-xenorhabdolysin family binary toxin subunit A, whose protein sequence is MEFTLKDEVVKAAVEAPMVFVAASLGEDQQYNREPGIQLTKEQIISLRKYEILGLSLPTRINDVVAYLNYGAGDEGSPGLTALDFVGTFGTTYDHARRWSPLREKIQLTGTDLERFANTIIVYGDEIITVYDDLRASQYLDKYNINSVEAFLNLKEILPQLPDLTVPPRDIQDIKAFLDVIMTGVKLSHAKAEEVRRELDSFGTDLREKVLPEIKLRLKSVSENTYGRDIQVLQEEIDQRATEIDELNKQYGDMVKEAIGAAATLNVGGLILGIYQGVQAEKLRKKRNELKGLQDSAIQQLGSKNQTLSSLNRVRGDLQNLTTVTIEAEVATQNLMLVWNALSQFISDSLFSLDRVENAVSLRRFIAHLKAVITPWRQNIGESSKVLVKIFEEAQREIDAGTLINARMAYMYTLSGGSDYPHLNVTALRDYNSNIQTCRTQVQLLAQRYDYMPDVVSRMTSVATITNSNTFGLRNTAQTTINDLNRTMTALKSYQEEWEDIVDEVEKNEWRLEMEVDLQRVFRSIDQQASDLEQIKINLSAHYDMDMSKQRSLALEQDRTFAQGQEDRAKAKRAELLAQMESLSEAINLIGKSGVEKIGQEAQLTVDNLMAMGMAPPQVQVALLALDTVKKLIAGIGETFSYLNMVAGYERLSARASQLRTEAMGWALEVSVIQGKMELIENLDNLDSFRWNYLKEFAQVVDAYRMFVGAFVPDKSQPVEVRASNVVAVIPAIIQYLHPLRG, encoded by the coding sequence ATGGAATTTACGTTGAAAGATGAGGTGGTCAAGGCGGCCGTGGAAGCCCCCATGGTTTTTGTAGCGGCGTCGCTTGGTGAGGATCAACAATATAATAGGGAGCCGGGGATACAGTTAACCAAGGAACAGATTATCAGTCTGAGGAAGTACGAAATACTGGGGTTGTCGCTGCCTACTCGAATAAACGATGTGGTTGCCTATTTGAATTACGGTGCTGGAGATGAGGGATCCCCCGGGCTGACAGCCTTGGATTTTGTGGGGACCTTCGGTACTACATATGACCACGCTAGACGTTGGTCGCCGTTGCGTGAAAAAATTCAGCTGACCGGAACAGATCTGGAACGTTTTGCTAATACTATCATCGTTTATGGTGATGAAATTATTACGGTTTATGATGATCTTAGGGCTTCCCAGTATTTAGATAAGTACAATATTAATTCGGTCGAAGCTTTTTTGAATCTCAAGGAAATTCTGCCTCAGCTCCCTGATCTGACGGTACCGCCTAGAGATATTCAGGATATAAAGGCATTTCTTGACGTCATAATGACGGGGGTGAAGCTTTCACATGCGAAAGCTGAGGAGGTACGGCGGGAGCTGGATAGTTTTGGGACCGATCTACGAGAAAAAGTGCTGCCAGAAATCAAATTGCGACTGAAATCGGTCAGTGAGAATACCTATGGACGGGATATCCAGGTCCTCCAGGAAGAAATTGACCAGCGTGCCACAGAGATCGATGAGTTAAACAAGCAATACGGCGACATGGTTAAAGAGGCCATCGGCGCCGCAGCCACCCTGAATGTTGGTGGGTTGATCCTGGGTATCTACCAAGGCGTACAGGCAGAGAAACTGCGCAAAAAACGCAATGAACTGAAAGGCCTGCAAGACAGCGCCATTCAACAATTGGGCAGTAAGAATCAAACGCTCAGTTCTTTGAATCGCGTGCGAGGCGATCTTCAAAATCTGACCACTGTCACGATTGAGGCTGAAGTGGCGACGCAGAACCTGATGTTAGTCTGGAATGCACTCAGCCAATTCATAAGCGACTCTCTGTTTTCCCTTGATAGAGTGGAAAATGCAGTATCACTGAGAAGATTTATCGCCCACCTTAAAGCAGTGATTACGCCGTGGAGGCAAAATATAGGTGAGAGTTCCAAGGTCCTGGTCAAGATTTTTGAAGAAGCTCAGCGAGAAATTGACGCAGGTACTTTAATCAACGCAAGGATGGCATATATGTATACATTGTCTGGCGGTTCGGACTATCCACATCTCAACGTTACGGCGCTGCGCGATTATAATTCAAATATTCAGACTTGCCGCACGCAAGTACAATTGCTTGCCCAACGGTATGATTATATGCCGGACGTGGTGAGCAGGATGACGAGCGTGGCAACGATTACGAATAGTAATACCTTCGGCCTGCGCAACACTGCACAAACGACCATCAATGACCTCAATCGAACAATGACAGCTCTTAAAAGCTATCAGGAGGAGTGGGAAGACATTGTCGATGAGGTTGAAAAAAACGAGTGGCGTCTGGAGATGGAAGTTGACCTTCAACGCGTATTTCGTTCGATAGATCAGCAGGCGTCCGACTTGGAGCAGATTAAGATCAACCTCAGCGCCCACTACGACATGGACATGTCGAAACAACGGTCACTCGCACTGGAGCAGGACCGAACCTTTGCGCAGGGGCAAGAAGATAGAGCCAAAGCCAAGCGCGCCGAGTTGCTCGCCCAGATGGAGTCGCTGTCCGAAGCGATCAACTTGATTGGTAAAAGTGGCGTCGAAAAAATTGGCCAGGAGGCCCAGCTAACGGTGGACAACCTGATGGCGATGGGCATGGCCCCTCCTCAGGTACAGGTCGCATTGTTGGCCCTCGATACCGTGAAAAAACTGATCGCGGGTATTGGCGAAACCTTTTCCTATCTCAATATGGTTGCCGGATACGAAAGGCTTAGCGCGAGGGCCAGTCAACTGCGAACGGAAGCCATGGGTTGGGCTCTGGAGGTTTCAGTCATTCAAGGAAAAATGGAGTTGATTGAAAATCTGGATAATCTAGACAGTTTCCGTTGGAATTACCTTAAGGAGTTTGCCCAAGTGGTTGACGCCTACAGGATGTTCGTGGGCGCATTTGTACCCGATAAATCGCAGCCCGTCGAAGTGCGTGCCAGTAATGTGGTTGCTGTTATTCCCGCCATTATTCAATACCTGCACCCCCTTCGCGGCTGA
- a CDS encoding DUF2599 domain-containing protein — protein sequence MNTSLFLGVVSASSVLQADPGTDTAKLMEYWYRLTARDCGSGRLASDCSGLILRGIDSKRAFLPWDSSPFSHSVEAGGEGIAAGGTSVSYLRKDVEFNGLGMLRFNGFALMPNDFIDEKKQFKIKVLCAFPIDSWTAYRTNNGCGDYQENANTLGVVEDYCQKLSISNAKAWMEHYDRQTRDPEATKAHRFQCGFDTTKDYFGTYNKADAFNTFVEARKILATDSDEKGDAINTQSELRIETWPDNKYWKRDWSSQERVKFDASVASDGDSAKATYLELPIAAFIYESGVDYIDRTTTTYTARDLARDDQRRWVEQGNTWRPIVKIQFPNSIAEDAKFLYVPVDQHVQPPVDSRSCDNYIEKIEWDNNYVEPVLGKISSLKITPTACGRKAGVGKTNVVLAELAIKAAALDPNRKDWSFDNMGSSMRRQLACHLDSPDIAENKSMWSLEPARPYVAHDVIMKLPGNNRCNPH from the coding sequence ATGAATACTTCTTTGTTTTTGGGAGTTGTATCAGCTTCCAGCGTGTTACAGGCAGACCCAGGCACCGATACCGCCAAATTGATGGAATACTGGTATCGATTGACGGCACGAGACTGTGGAAGCGGCAGGTTGGCATCTGATTGCTCTGGTTTGATACTTCGAGGAATTGATAGTAAGCGGGCCTTTTTACCGTGGGATAGTAGTCCGTTTTCACATAGCGTTGAAGCAGGTGGGGAGGGCATTGCGGCGGGTGGCACGTCGGTTTCATATTTAAGAAAAGATGTAGAGTTCAACGGGCTAGGCATGCTTAGGTTCAACGGTTTTGCCTTGATGCCAAACGATTTTATCGATGAAAAGAAGCAATTTAAGATTAAAGTGCTGTGCGCCTTTCCTATTGACTCCTGGACGGCTTACCGAACCAATAACGGCTGCGGTGACTATCAGGAGAACGCGAATACACTGGGCGTCGTCGAGGACTATTGCCAGAAACTGAGCATCAGCAATGCCAAGGCGTGGATGGAGCATTATGACCGGCAAACCCGGGATCCTGAAGCGACCAAGGCGCACAGATTTCAATGCGGTTTCGATACCACGAAAGATTACTTCGGCACCTATAACAAGGCCGATGCATTCAACACCTTTGTCGAAGCACGAAAAATTCTTGCCACCGATTCTGATGAGAAGGGCGATGCGATAAATACCCAGTCTGAGCTGCGTATTGAAACCTGGCCGGATAATAAATATTGGAAAAGAGACTGGAGCAGCCAGGAACGGGTGAAGTTTGATGCGTCCGTCGCCAGTGATGGCGACTCAGCGAAGGCCACGTATCTAGAACTTCCCATTGCCGCATTTATTTATGAAAGTGGTGTGGATTATATTGACAGAACTACGACAACGTATACCGCGCGTGATCTCGCTCGAGATGATCAGCGCCGTTGGGTGGAGCAAGGTAATACTTGGAGACCCATCGTCAAAATACAATTTCCGAATTCGATCGCTGAAGACGCGAAATTTCTTTACGTTCCCGTCGACCAGCACGTTCAGCCCCCCGTGGATAGTCGTTCCTGCGACAACTACATAGAAAAAATCGAGTGGGATAACAATTATGTAGAACCCGTCCTTGGAAAAATTTCATCACTCAAGATCACGCCTACGGCGTGCGGTAGAAAAGCCGGCGTAGGGAAAACCAACGTCGTTTTGGCCGAGTTGGCGATCAAGGCTGCTGCCCTTGACCCGAATCGCAAGGACTGGAGTTTCGACAACATGGGCAGCAGCATGCGTCGGCAGCTGGCCTGTCATCTTGATTCCCCCGATATCGCCGAGAATAAATCGATGTGGAGCCTTGAGCCCGCGCGTCCCTACGTTGCCCATGACGTGATTATGAAGTTGCCGGGCAATAACCGGTGCAATCCTCATTGA
- a CDS encoding ABC transporter permease, translating to MAIRYGKGLIGGAVVVALLALLVHWIGIDTIQRYHDDLLFYLQAHLMLVLASMLAALIVGIPAGIALSRPGMVGRAERFMQVFNIGNTVPPLAVLAIALGFLGIGSGPAIFALFLASLLPIVRNTYEGLKNVQGSLKEAAVGIGMTPRQVLWKVELPNAVPIIVGGVRVALAINVGTAPLAFLIGANSLGSLIFPGIALNNQPQLLLGAACTALLALLLDGLVTLASRLWLERGLRPS from the coding sequence GTGGCTATCCGCTATGGCAAAGGGCTTATCGGGGGGGCGGTCGTCGTCGCCCTCCTGGCCCTGTTGGTCCACTGGATCGGCATCGATACGATCCAACGCTACCACGACGATCTGCTGTTCTACCTGCAAGCGCACCTGATGCTTGTCCTGGCCTCCATGCTGGCGGCCCTGATTGTCGGCATTCCCGCCGGCATCGCCCTCAGCCGCCCCGGCATGGTCGGGCGCGCCGAACGCTTCATGCAAGTGTTCAACATCGGCAACACCGTGCCACCCCTGGCCGTGCTGGCCATCGCTCTGGGTTTCCTGGGCATCGGCAGCGGTCCCGCCATCTTCGCCCTGTTCCTCGCCTCTCTATTGCCCATTGTGCGCAACACCTATGAAGGCCTGAAAAACGTCCAGGGTTCCCTCAAGGAAGCCGCCGTCGGCATCGGCATGACCCCGCGCCAAGTATTGTGGAAAGTCGAGTTGCCCAACGCCGTGCCGATTATCGTCGGCGGCGTGCGCGTGGCCCTGGCGATCAACGTCGGCACCGCGCCCCTGGCGTTCCTGATCGGCGCCAACAGCCTCGGCAGCCTGATCTTTCCTGGCATCGCCTTGAACAACCAGCCGCAATTGCTGCTCGGCGCAGCCTGCACCGCCCTGCTGGCGTTGCTGCTCGACGGCCTGGTGACACTGGCCAGCCGCCTCTGGCTGGAACGCGGTCTGCGACCGTCCTGA
- a CDS encoding peptide chain release factor 3, protein MTKQAAEVAKRRTFAIISHPDAGKTTITEKLLLMGKAIAVAGTVKSRKSDRHATSDWMEMEKQRGISITTSVMQFPYRDHMINLLDTPGHEDFSEDTYRTLTAVDSALMVLDGGKGVEPRTIALMDVCRLRDTPIVSFINKLDRDIRDPIELLDEIEAVLKIKAAPITWPIGCYRDFKGVYHLADDYIIVYTPGHGHERTETKIIEKLDSDEARAHLGDEYERFIEQLELVQGACHEFNQQEFIDGQLTPVFFGTALGNFGVDHVLDAVVDWAPRPLPRVANERTVEPVEEKFTGFVFKIQANMDPKHRDRIAFMRICSGKYEKGMKMRHVRTGKDVRIGDALTFFSSEREQLEEAFAGDIIGLHNHGTIQIGDTFTEGEALGFTGIPHFAPELFRRVRLKDPLKSKQLRQGLQQLAEEGATQVFFPERSNDIILGAVGVLQFDVVASRLKEEYKVECSYEPITVYSARWVECGDKKKLEEFSNKAVENLALDGGGHLTYLAPTRVNLALMEERWPDVKFRATREHH, encoded by the coding sequence ATGACCAAACAGGCCGCCGAAGTCGCGAAACGCCGCACTTTCGCCATTATTTCCCACCCCGATGCCGGTAAGACCACCATCACCGAAAAGCTCTTGCTGATGGGCAAGGCGATTGCGGTGGCCGGCACGGTGAAATCCCGCAAGTCCGACCGCCATGCCACCTCCGACTGGATGGAGATGGAAAAGCAGCGGGGTATCTCCATTACCACGTCGGTCATGCAGTTCCCGTATCGCGATCACATGATCAACCTGCTCGACACCCCGGGCCACGAAGACTTTTCCGAAGACACCTACCGCACCCTGACCGCTGTGGACTCGGCACTGATGGTCCTCGACGGCGGTAAGGGCGTCGAGCCACGGACCATCGCGTTGATGGATGTCTGCCGTCTGCGGGACACGCCTATCGTCAGCTTCATCAACAAACTCGACCGCGACATCCGCGACCCGATCGAACTGCTCGACGAAATCGAAGCGGTGCTGAAGATCAAGGCCGCGCCGATCACCTGGCCGATCGGTTGCTACCGCGACTTCAAGGGCGTGTACCACTTGGCCGACGACTACATCATCGTCTACACCCCCGGTCACGGGCATGAACGCACCGAAACCAAGATCATCGAGAAGCTCGATTCCGACGAAGCCCGCGCGCACCTGGGCGACGAATACGAGCGTTTTATCGAGCAACTGGAACTGGTGCAGGGCGCCTGCCATGAGTTCAACCAGCAGGAATTCATCGACGGCCAACTGACCCCGGTGTTCTTCGGTACCGCCCTGGGCAACTTCGGTGTCGACCATGTGCTCGACGCCGTGGTCGACTGGGCCCCGCGCCCGCTGCCGCGTGTCGCCAACGAGCGCACCGTGGAGCCGGTGGAAGAAAAGTTCACAGGCTTTGTGTTCAAGATCCAGGCGAACATGGACCCCAAGCACCGCGACCGCATCGCATTCATGCGCATCTGCTCCGGCAAATACGAAAAAGGCATGAAGATGCGCCACGTGCGCACCGGAAAGGACGTGCGCATCGGCGACGCCTTGACCTTCTTCTCCTCGGAACGCGAGCAACTGGAAGAAGCCTTCGCCGGCGACATCATTGGCCTGCACAACCATGGCACCATCCAGATCGGCGACACCTTCACCGAAGGCGAGGCCCTTGGCTTCACCGGCATCCCGCACTTCGCCCCGGAACTGTTCCGCCGCGTACGCCTGAAGGACCCGCTCAAGTCCAAGCAACTGCGCCAAGGTTTGCAGCAACTGGCCGAAGAGGGCGCCACCCAGGTGTTCTTCCCGGAGCGAAGCAACGACATCATCCTCGGCGCGGTCGGTGTGCTGCAGTTCGATGTGGTCGCCAGCCGCCTGAAAGAGGAATACAAGGTCGAGTGCTCCTACGAGCCGATCACCGTGTACTCGGCGCGTTGGGTCGAATGCGGTGACAAGAAAAAGCTCGAGGAATTTTCCAATAAGGCCGTGGAAAACCTCGCGCTGGATGGCGGTGGGCATTTGACCTACCTGGCGCCAACACGTGTCAACCTGGCGCTGATGGAAGAGCGCTGGCCGGACGTGAAATTCCGCGCGACGCGGGAGCATCATTAA
- a CDS encoding glycine betaine ABC transporter substrate-binding protein produces the protein MKKLSLILGCVLLFAGFAQAAEKPLIRLGARVFTEQTLLAEITAQYLRGKGYDAQITGGLGSNLARSAQESGQLDLLWEYTGVSLVAYNHVTEKLDSAQSYARVKELDAKKGLAWLAPSKFSNTYALALPEKVAKKFPQINSISQLNTVLQAEADENHLVALDTEFANRSDGLAGMVERYGMNLTRKNIRQMDAGLVYTALRNSQVFAGLVYTTDGRLNAFKLKLLEDDKHYFPDYTAAPVVRQAFLDAHPQLAAQLKPLAELFDDETMRQLNARVDVDHQSPSAVAADFLRQHSLLSTQ, from the coding sequence ATGAAGAAGTTGAGCTTGATACTGGGCTGCGTCCTGCTGTTCGCAGGATTTGCCCAGGCCGCTGAAAAACCGCTGATTCGCCTCGGCGCCCGAGTGTTTACCGAGCAGACGCTGCTGGCAGAAATCACCGCCCAATACCTGCGCGGCAAAGGCTACGACGCGCAGATCACCGGTGGACTTGGAAGCAACCTGGCCCGGAGCGCCCAGGAGAGCGGACAACTGGACCTGCTCTGGGAATACACCGGCGTGTCGTTGGTGGCCTACAACCATGTCACCGAGAAACTCGACAGCGCCCAGTCGTACGCCCGGGTGAAAGAACTCGACGCGAAAAAAGGCCTGGCCTGGCTCGCGCCATCGAAATTCAGCAACACCTACGCCTTGGCCCTGCCGGAGAAAGTCGCGAAGAAGTTCCCGCAGATCAACTCCATCAGCCAGTTGAACACGGTGTTGCAGGCCGAGGCCGACGAAAATCACCTGGTGGCGCTGGACACCGAGTTCGCCAACCGTTCCGACGGTTTGGCGGGCATGGTCGAGCGGTACGGCATGAACCTGACCCGCAAGAATATCCGCCAGATGGATGCGGGCCTGGTCTATACCGCGCTGCGCAACAGCCAGGTGTTCGCCGGCTTGGTCTATACCACCGACGGGCGCCTGAATGCCTTCAAACTGAAGCTGCTGGAAGACGACAAGCATTACTTCCCTGATTACACCGCCGCGCCAGTGGTACGCCAGGCGTTCCTCGACGCCCACCCGCAACTGGCGGCGCAGCTCAAGCCCCTCGCCGAACTGTTCGACGATGAAACCATGCGCCAGCTCAATGCCCGCGTGGACGTCGATCACCAAAGCCCTTCCGCCGTTGCCGCCGATTTCCTGCGCCAGCATTCGCTGCTCTCAACCCAATGA
- a CDS encoding ABC transporter permease — translation MDFLDAFSHLDWPLVLHLTWQHITLVGIAVTLAIVIGVPLGIFMTRFPALAGPLQASATVLLTIPSIALFGLLLPFYSKFGQGLGPMPAITAVFLYSLLPIMRNTYLALTGVEPGIREAARGIGMTFGQRLRMVELPIAVPVILAGVRTAVVMNIGVMTIAATIGAGGLGVLILASISRSDMSMLIVGAVLVSLLAIFADLLLQWLQRSLTPKGLLK, via the coding sequence ATGGATTTTCTTGACGCCTTTTCCCATCTGGACTGGCCGCTGGTGCTGCACCTGACCTGGCAGCACATCACCCTGGTGGGCATCGCCGTTACCCTGGCGATTGTCATCGGCGTGCCGCTGGGCATTTTCATGACCCGCTTCCCGGCGCTCGCCGGCCCGCTGCAGGCCAGCGCCACGGTGCTGCTGACGATTCCGTCGATCGCCCTGTTCGGCCTGCTGTTGCCGTTCTATTCCAAGTTCGGCCAAGGCCTGGGGCCGATGCCGGCGATCACTGCGGTGTTTCTCTATTCGCTGTTGCCGATCATGCGCAACACCTACCTGGCCCTGACCGGCGTCGAGCCGGGCATCCGTGAAGCCGCCCGCGGCATCGGCATGACCTTCGGCCAGCGCCTGCGCATGGTCGAACTGCCCATCGCCGTGCCGGTGATCCTGGCCGGCGTACGCACCGCCGTGGTCATGAACATCGGCGTCATGACCATCGCCGCCACTATCGGCGCCGGTGGCCTGGGCGTGCTCATCCTCGCTTCCATCAGCCGCAGCGACATGTCGATGCTGATCGTCGGCGCCGTGCTGGTCAGCCTCCTGGCCATCTTCGCCGACCTGCTTCTGCAATGGCTGCAACGCTCGCTGACTCCTAAAGGGCTCCTCAAATGA
- a CDS encoding betaine/proline/choline family ABC transporter ATP-binding protein (Members of the family are the ATP-binding subunit of ABC transporters for substrates such as betaine, L-proline or other amino acids, choline, carnitine, etc. The substrate specificity is best determined from the substrate-binding subunit, rather than this subunit, as it interacts with the permease subunit and not with substrate directly.) yields MIELQNLSKTFKSNGKDVKAVDSVNLTVNEGEICVFLGPSGCGKSTTLKMINRLIPPTSGKVLINGEDTTGLDEVTLRRNIGYVIQQIGLFPNMTIEENITVVPRLLGWDKQKCHDRARELMSMIKLEPKQYLHRYPRELSGGQQQRIGVIRALAADAPLLLMDEPFGAVDPINREMIQNEFFEMQRALNKTVIMVSHDIDEAIKLGDKIAIFRAGKLVQCDHPDTLLAHPADEFVSNFVGQDSTLKRLLLVKAEDAADNAPSVSPETPVNEALELMDEHDRRYVVVTCAENKALGYVRRRDLYRQAGTCGQFLREFNATAAYDEHLRILLSRMYEFNRSWLPVLDAERVFLGEVTQESIAEYLSSGKSRGGKTSIVSPAEAASA; encoded by the coding sequence ATGATCGAACTTCAAAACCTCAGCAAAACCTTCAAGAGCAACGGCAAGGATGTCAAAGCCGTGGACTCGGTGAACCTGACCGTCAACGAAGGCGAGATCTGCGTGTTCCTAGGGCCGTCGGGCTGTGGCAAAAGCACCACGCTGAAGATGATCAACCGACTGATCCCGCCGACCTCGGGCAAGGTCTTGATCAATGGCGAAGACACCACCGGCCTCGATGAAGTGACCCTGCGCCGCAACATCGGCTACGTGATCCAGCAGATCGGCCTGTTCCCGAACATGACCATCGAGGAAAACATCACCGTCGTCCCGCGCCTGCTGGGTTGGGACAAGCAGAAATGCCACGACCGCGCCCGCGAATTGATGAGCATGATCAAGCTCGAACCCAAGCAATACCTGCACCGCTACCCGCGTGAATTGTCGGGTGGCCAGCAGCAACGGATCGGCGTGATCCGCGCCCTGGCGGCCGATGCGCCGCTGTTGCTGATGGACGAACCCTTTGGCGCGGTCGATCCGATCAACCGCGAGATGATCCAGAACGAGTTCTTCGAGATGCAACGGGCGCTGAACAAGACCGTGATCATGGTCAGCCACGACATCGACGAGGCCATCAAGCTGGGGGACAAAATCGCGATCTTCCGCGCCGGCAAGCTGGTGCAATGTGATCACCCGGACACGCTGCTGGCGCATCCGGCCGACGAGTTTGTCAGCAACTTCGTCGGCCAGGACAGCACGCTTAAGCGTCTGCTGCTGGTCAAGGCCGAAGACGCGGCGGACAACGCTCCGTCGGTCAGCCCTGAGACGCCGGTAAACGAGGCGCTGGAACTGATGGACGAACATGACCGGCGCTACGTGGTGGTCACCTGTGCCGAGAACAAAGCCCTGGGCTACGTGCGCCGCCGTGACTTGTACCGTCAGGCCGGAACCTGCGGGCAATTTCTGCGGGAATTCAACGCCACCGCCGCCTACGACGAACACCTGCGGATCTTGCTGTCGCGCATGTACGAGTTCAATCGCTCGTGGCTGCCGGTGCTGGATGCCGAGCGGGTGTTTCTTGGCGAAGTGACTCAGGAATCGATTGCCGAGTACTTGAGCTCCGGCAAGTCCCGTGGGGGCAAGACCAGTATTGTTTCGCCGGCCGAGGCCGCGTCGGCCTGA
- a CDS encoding DUF4440 domain-containing protein produces the protein MQLEHSLLCEDTRRDAAAISRLIVEDFIEFGASGSIWTKAQVVEQLPQQSFTQRAIKNPATFAAGFSVSRLLLNDAPASRGISRPASALPSAPG, from the coding sequence ATGCAACTGGAACATAGCCTTTTATGCGAAGACACACGGCGTGACGCAGCGGCAATCTCTCGCCTGATCGTCGAGGATTTCATCGAATTTGGCGCCAGCGGTAGCATCTGGACCAAGGCTCAGGTGGTCGAGCAATTACCCCAACAATCCTTCACTCAACGCGCTATAAAAAACCCCGCAACTTTCGCAGCGGGGTTTTCGGTTTCACGCTTGTTGCTTAATGATGCTCCCGCGTCGCGCGGAATTTCACGTCCGGCCAGCGCTCTTCCATCAGCGCCAGGTTGA
- a CDS encoding type III PLP-dependent enzyme has translation MSIQVEDYFARETFQKMKAFADKQETPFVVIDTAMIAQAYDDLRAGFEFAKVYYAVKANPAVEIIDLLKEKGSNFDIASIYELDKVMSRGVGPEQISYGNTIKKSKDIRYFYDKGVRLYATDSEADLRNIAKAAPGSKVYVRILTEGSTTADWPLSRKFGCQTDMAMDLLILARDLGLVPYGISFHVGSQQRDISVWDAAIAKVKVIFERLKEEDGIVLKLINMGGGFPANYITRTNSLETYAEEIIRFLKEDFGDDLPEIILEPGRSLIANAGILVSEVVLVARKSRTAVERWVYTDVGKFSGLIETMDEAIKFPIWTEKKGEVEEVVIAGPTCDSADIMYENYKYGLPLNLAIGDRLYWLSTGAYTTSYSAVEFNGFPPLKSYYV, from the coding sequence ATGTCGATCCAGGTCGAAGATTATTTCGCGCGCGAAACTTTCCAGAAAATGAAAGCGTTCGCCGACAAGCAGGAAACCCCGTTCGTGGTAATCGACACCGCGATGATCGCCCAGGCCTACGACGACCTGCGCGCCGGTTTCGAATTCGCCAAGGTCTACTACGCCGTCAAGGCCAACCCGGCGGTGGAAATCATCGACCTGCTCAAGGAAAAAGGTTCGAACTTCGACATCGCCTCGATCTACGAGCTGGACAAGGTCATGAGCCGTGGCGTCGGCCCGGAGCAGATCAGCTACGGCAACACCATCAAGAAATCCAAGGACATCCGCTACTTCTACGACAAGGGCGTGCGCCTGTACGCCACCGACTCCGAGGCCGACCTGCGCAACATCGCCAAGGCCGCGCCGGGCTCGAAGGTCTATGTGCGGATCCTCACCGAAGGCTCGACCACCGCTGACTGGCCGTTGTCGCGCAAATTCGGCTGCCAGACCGACATGGCGATGGACCTGCTGATCCTGGCCCGCGACCTGGGTCTGGTGCCGTACGGCATCTCGTTCCATGTTGGCTCGCAACAGCGCGACATCAGCGTCTGGGACGCGGCCATCGCCAAGGTCAAGGTGATCTTCGAGCGTTTGAAGGAAGAAGACGGCATCGTCTTGAAGCTGATCAATATGGGTGGCGGCTTCCCGGCCAACTACATCACTCGCACCAACAGCCTGGAAACCTACGCCGAGGAGATCATCCGATTCCTGAAGGAAGACTTCGGCGACGACCTGCCGGAAATCATCCTGGAGCCGGGCCGTTCGTTGATCGCCAACGCCGGTATCCTGGTCAGCGAGGTGGTACTGGTGGCGCGCAAGTCACGTACTGCCGTCGAGCGTTGGGTGTACACGGACGTGGGCAAATTCTCCGGCCTGATCGAAACCATGGACGAAGCCATCAAGTTCCCGATCTGGACCGAGAAGAAAGGCGAAGTGGAAGAAGTCGTCATCGCCGGCCCGACCTGCGACAGCGCCGACATCATGTATGAGAATTACAAGTACGGTTTGCCGCTGAACCTGGCTATCGGTGATCGCCTGTACTGGCTGTCGACCGGTGCGTACACCACCAGTTATAGCGCGGTGGAGTTCAATGGCTTTCCGCCGTTGAAGTCGTATTACGTTTAA